A genomic window from Populus nigra chromosome 7, ddPopNigr1.1, whole genome shotgun sequence includes:
- the LOC133699141 gene encoding protein RADIALIS-like 2, which yields MASSSVSSRGSGSWTAQQNKAFERALAVYDRDTPDRWHNVARAVGGKTAEEVKRHYELLVEDVKHIESGRVPFPNYRTTGANGHSKTG from the coding sequence ATGGCATCAAGCTCCGTGTCCTCTCGCGGTTCGGGCTCGTGGACTGCTCAGCAGAACAAAGCCTTTGAAAGGGCTTTGGCTGTTTATGACAGGGACACACCCGACCGTTGGCATAATGTAGCCAGGGCAGTTGGTGGAAAAACTGCTGAAGAAGTGAAAAGGCATTACGAACTCCTCGTGGAGGATGTCAAGCATATTGAGTCAGGCCGAGTTCCCTTCCCTAATTACAGGACTACCGGGGCAAATGGCCACTCAAAGACTG